The nucleotide window TGACCCTCTTCTTCTAGCCACGGAAAGTCAACTACAACTAATGTTGAGACAAAGTTGTCTCTTCCAACATCTACATTAGTTGTAGCCACACCCACTTCATCAGCAACATGATTATATTTCCTGATAAATTcgctaagtttttttttctcttcagaCGTTTTAAGTCGAATTCTTATTCTCATTTTACAGGAGTCTATGAAAGTAAAGTTCCACACgtattataaaactttattcttccaaaattttttacCACAAATATGAAACTCGGAATTTAATAGATATTTATCATCCATACATATGAAGAAGAAAATACGGACCTGCTAACTTTAACATCTGCATGTTACTTTGGGCTATGCCAGAATATGCTTTTTCGGTTTCATCTTGGAAGATCTGCAGAAACTTCCTTTTTATAGGAACAACATCGTCCAAGATGGGTTCAGATGATACTTTAGATCTGAGAAACGTTGCtctttccaaattttgttgatttgtgtttCGCAGATAAGGTGTGCCAATTAACAATTCTGTTAGTTCCTTAGATAAAATATCACTTGTCCCTACACACGACCAACTCTTCCATTTCAGTGAAGATTTTCCTGTTGTCATTCCGGGATTCTGCAATATTTGAATATATAGTAAATTGATAAAAACACTATGAATTGAAAAGAGAGACAATCAATAAAATCTTTATGCATAGCCTAGTATAAAAATACATTAACacgtgaaaaagtaattttaaaagcaataaaaatatcaatataaCCTTTAGCCCAAAAAATAAGTTCTTCTTTCCATTTTAATATAATCTGTTCCTGAAACGCACACCCCTTTCCCATCATTTTATCTTCCACCTGTGTTTTCGATAAAGCCAACAACTTTTTTGTCTAACACAATAAAGAAAACTGGATTAATTTAATAGCCATCAATAACTGTTCAATTATTTTTCCATCTTTATTTGCCTTATTTACCAGTTTTTACATGCTGGATGTTGTGCTAGCATTTATTCTTTATAACATTAATATAAAGGGTAATGACAACAGTATAACATTGCAAGGGCCTTTAAATCCTACCTAAAGAATTTCTTTTGTAAGGTGGATGATAATTTGATGACTTTCTGACGATTCCAAGACAATACCATGCAGGTAATTGTATCATTTCGAACTATGGTGAGAGACTCTCGAAGGTAAGGCAAGCATTACAATGAATGAAACAAGAAATCTTTCTGGTCATTACCATATTCATAATAGTAATTGTTTCCAGttaattgtttttattctaGATTAACATACCTTCACGCAACTGATGCTTTGTTGAATTTCCTAAACGAGACAAATAACTGTTGACCTGCTCCACCTCTTCACCAGTTGTCAAACCTGTGCCACTCTTCATACGACCGTCACAGAGTATCTATTAAttgataataaaaatgttattacacAACAATAAATATGTGTTATGCTTTGCAGTGTTTTTAGCAGCCATCCAGACAGTGTTACCACAGTCATTCTTagtctaaattttaaatttagtgttttaattaaaaaaaatcttgaaaaatttccacaaatttcaaaactacattaaaGAGTtccaagaaaatgaaaaaaagattacccaaggaaaaaatgttttcatttaagcACACACCTTTACATAACCGGACTTCTTTGAATATACATTGTCTACCGCTCTTTCCACACATTCCGAATCACAAATAAATCTTGATAGAACGATGGCCCAGAGCTGAAATATTTTACGCAATTCTAAACTACTCCAACACACTTCTTGAGGTAAATGAATtcaaattgataaaaatttacTTGGAAAAATGAATATAACAATACCAACATTTTATTACCAGCAGATTTGTAACGATACAATTTGTTGTTTCCATCTACATGACAAGAATGTTGATCATCATGACACGAAGGACATTCCATCCCATTTTTCTGCTGCAGCATCATGTCCATCTTATGCATGCGAAATTTGTATTCTCTCCAAGATGTACAGAATGCAGTGTTGTTTATGCTTGAGGACTGAAattcaaaatgaaatcaaaagttTTTTGCATACAATTTATATGTTTCATTTCAAGACTCTTAAACTCACCCGACCATTATCTGTAGATAACATTTTGAGTGTTGATAATAAACTATGCTCTGATAAACTTGGCATCCTTTGTTGAAGTTTGGTTAAAAATTCCAACAAAGCAATATCAATGATTGTGTTAATGCGTTTTACAGTCATTGGCCAATAATtgctttcaacaatgttttctatTGTCAATGGATCGAAGGTAGCTGAGCATTGGACACAAATGCAGGAAAAACCAAACAAATCGTAACGTCCTAaggtaaaataaaatcaaaaattacgGGTTGTTTATCAAATCATCTAAACATTGATATTGACACTAATTAATATACATGTACTTTAACATTGtttctgcaaaaaaatgtgtttatcgAATAAATGCAATGttaacaaaatataagaaaacaaTTGTTACCTTTAAATGAAATAACAGATATAATACGACTGTTGTCAgtttttttatggaaaatagAAGAACCACACTGTGGACAACTCTTTACTTCCAGTGGTACATGCTTTTCTGAATATCAAAACATTAATTTTGTACAGTCATAGCAAGTATAGATTTTAGCATGCACAGAAGTGGTGCTTTATTCCAACAATGATGCACATAATATCTATATATACACTTTACCAAATTCGATTAAATTTCCATTGAAATCAATTGACTGTATTGGTTTTAACTCAACCATTTCTCCATTAACATAACCAATGCGATCATGAAATGGTTGATGTGAATGTAGCATCTCATCACAGACAATACAAAGGTGTTTGTACTGCTTACAATCCATACAGATCACAGAACACTCAGCTTCATGACAGTTAGTGCATGAACTATGCCCTGGATTTTGTGATAGCATAAATGCTTTGTGCAACTGCTCACGTTCTGCTATGAAAGATGTTTGAAATCTAGTCGCTCTTTCAGGCCAGGTTATAGGAGCTTTCCGGTTAGTTGAAATTTCGCCCAAAAATTTCTCTGATAATTGCAGTTGTCTGTTTAAAGCTAAAGTAAAACATATATAAACTAAAACTCGAAATGACACCAAAGCTTCAATGAATTCACATTTATATATGAATACACCCCAACCTTCTTCGCTGTTTTCCATAACATATTCAGGCATACTGGGTGTTTCGCAGACATCCATTTGTAATCGTGGAGCTAAAGTTTATTGTAAATTTCAGGTAAAACATATTGCAGAAATAAATACGTCTTTCAATACTTCTCACAAATTTCAATTTACCAGTCAAATCAATTGTTTTATCCCTTTCATTTACTAACTTCACTGGTCTCTTAGATTTGTAAGTTCCACTCCTTGACATCACAAAGGGAACTATCTTTTTCTTTAATGCCacacttttcttcttcttttcattTAGAAGTGCGACCATACTTGATGTTAATAAGGATTGTTTACTTAAATAAAATGACATAAATCTAAAAAGGCTATTATAACCAGAATATACTCGTACTCCGATAAAGTTGTAGGCACAATGTTTAATAGAAGATATATTAATTCaatcaaaaataatatatttcataACATTTACATGCTAATTTATGTTCTTACCCTAATATTGAACTTGCAAAGCATGGTGTACTATTACTACTAATAAAAGAATCAGAACTGGCAGAATTAGACGTTGAAGACGTGCGGCTATCCATTGATCTTTCTAATTTTGCTTGGTAGATTGCTTTGAGAATATTGGGATCTTTAAAAACCCTGCCTTCCTCTTCttgcatttttaacaataagtGACGGCTAGGTACAGACAAATAGTCACTCAGCTTCTGACCACCAGCTTTTTTCTTTGGTCCCATCTCGATTTTAGTTTTTACCTACTATAAAGAAAGTTTAGTCAGAAAGATAAACTACCACGTTTTTCTTATACGGATCAAGACGCAAAAGCCCTGCAAGAAAGAAAAGCAAGGGACTATCACAAATACGTCTCAAGTTCTGACTATTTTAGCAGTAAAACTGATGAACGAGGTGTTTCAAagcgacgagtgtcatgtatttgcgattttccgtactttagggtcaacaacctggTCTCAGGTTCttgtattttagccgtggaAGAGATAAGCGAAGAATTTGAAAGTgtcgagtgttatatatttacgatatttcgtattgatacaaggaTAATGGTCATtaagggacgacaacctcgtctcaagttctatatattttagtcgtaaaattgataaacgaggtatttcaaagtgacgacggatatatatttgcgatttttcgttttgatacacgataattgtaccttagtgACCACAACCTCCTCTCAGgatctatatattatagccgtggAATAGATGAACGAGGcttttcaaagtgaccagtgttatatatttacaatttttcaTATTGATAAAAGATAAGTGTCATTtaaggacgacaacctcgtctcaggttccatatatatTTGTCGTAAAACTAATAAAGGAGGCATTAAAAAGAGACAagagtctcatatatttgcgatttttcgtattgatacaggataattgtactttagtgtcaacaacctcgtctcaggttcttgtATTTTAGCCATGGAAGAGATAAGCGAAGAACTTCACtgtgacgagtgtcatatatttgccatttttcgtattgatacaatgataattgtcatttaggttcgacaacctcgtctcaagttCTATCTACTTTAGCTGTAAATTTGATGAACGAGGTGTTTCAAagcgacgagtgtcatgtatttgcgattttccgtattgatagaggataattgtactttagggtcaacaacgtctcaggttcaacATATATCAGTCGTAAAATTGGTAAACGAGGAATTTAAAAGAGaggagtgtctcatatatttgcgatttttcgtattaataCAGGATTATTGTACCtttgggacgacaacctcgtcttaggTTCTATATGTTATAGCCGTAAAAAAgggaggcatttaaaagagacaagagtctcatatatatatatttgatttttcgcattgataaaggttaattgtcatttagggtcgacaacctcgtctccagttTGTATTCAAAGTgtcgagtgttatatatttgcgatttttcgcattgataaaagataattgtcatttagggtcggcaacctcgtttcaggttcttaaATCTTAGCCGtgcaattgataaacgaggcatttcaaagtgtcgagtttttcatatatttgcaatttttcgcattgataaaggttaaatgtcatttaggggcgacaacctcgtcccaggttctAACTATTTTAGCCGTGaatttgataaacgaggtattaTAAACCGACGATTGTTATGTATTTGCGatatttcgtattgatacaggataattttactttagggtcaacaacgtctcaggttcaatatatttcagtcgtaaaattgttaaacgaggcatttaaaattgaagagtgtctcatatatttgcgattttttgtattgatgcaagataattgtcatttggggacgacaacctcgtctcagattctatatattatagtcgTACAATTTATAAACgacgcatttaaaagagacaagggTCATGTATtggcgattttttgtattgatgcaagataattgccAATTAGGGtccagtttctatatattttagccgtaaaattgataaacgaggcatttaaaagagacaagtgtcgcatatatttgcaatctttcgtattgatacaggttAATTGCACTTTAGGGACGGCAACCGCGTCTGAGGTTCTACATATTTTCGtcgaaaaattgataaacgaggcatttcaaaaatgacgagtgttatatattggcgattttttgtattaatacaagataattgtaatttagggacgacaacatctcaggttcaatatattgCAGTCGTAAAATTGGTAAACGAgccatttcaaagtgacgagtgttatatatttgcgatttttgcattgatacaagataattgtcatttagagatgacaacctcgtttcaagttctaTATTGTAATGTCGTAAAGACATCGACGATGGAGAGGACTTGGGCAGAAGAAGAGGGACGATTTTGATGACACGAGAGTTATGATAGTGAATAGGGAGAAAGAGATAAACAGAGATATATTGTAAGCACGTGTTCTTATTTAACCTATTCTCCCGATATTAAACTGGCGACGAGGAGAAGGGAATAACAGACGAAGATTAAATTCGACAAGATTTAATTCTTATCTGTgaagtaattttaaatttttatgcacTTGCGATGGCTGTTCGAAGTCTTAATCTGCCAACCTTTCCAGAGTTTTCCACAGAAGATGTGTCTACACTCAGTTCGCGCTGGAAGAAGTATAAACAAAGATTTGAACTTTTGTGTCACGCTATTGGTGTCACAGATGAGTCTCAAAAACTAGCTATGTTGTTGACCTACGTTGGAGATAGCACGtatgaaatatatgaaaatgttaAGCCTGAACGCGAAGAAGATGTAACATATCCAAATGTCGTCGCGGCGTTAGAAAAACACTTCGAACCACAAGTAAATAAAAGTTACGAAACATATTTATTTCGCAATATGATACAGCAGGAAGATGAAACGATACATCAGTATTTTATACGATTAAAAGAACAAGCAGTAAAATGTGACTTTCacgataaaaattttgaaatcaaAAGACAGATTGAACTTTCTACTACTAACAACAAGTTACGTTTATATAGCTTCAGAAATCCTGATAAAACCTTGGAAGAAATACTGGTGACAGGAAAGACTTTAGAAAGCACCATACAGCAAGCAGAAGTTCTTCAAAAAGCCCAGGCGAACGATACAGAGCGAATCAACGAATTGCGGTCGGTTTACACCGACCGCCGAGGTAAGCCACATTCTTTAAACCAACGAGGAATGAGTAAAAGAGGCCGACCTCAAAATGCCAAATTTTATCGTTGTGATGGACCATTTCCCCATCAAAACAGATGCCCTGCTGAAAACCAAATTTGTAACGCATGTGGAAACCAGGGCCACTTTTCAAAATGTTGTAGAACCAAAACATATCGACATCAAAACACCCGAGCACGTCTGGGGAGGGGATCCTTTTACCAATCAAGACAGCCCTTGAATAACGTTACTCATTCGCCgttaaacgatttttctgctaTGCAAAATACCCTTGAAGCTGAAAGTGATGATGAAATGTTATTTTCTATCCAAACTTTGTATGATTTGTGAATTCTCCATTCGATAGCACAGAAAACACAAGTAACAGTAACCACAGTTATAAGAATAGTAAGCAAAATTCTGATTTCCATACTGTTGTTAAATTAGAAGGAGGAAAAGTCAATTTTCTAGTCGATACAGGAGCTAGCATTAACATTCTCACATTGCGTACTTTCAATCAGTTAAACGAACGccttccaaaaaaattaaatctactcaaaacaaaaacaagcgtCGTAACGTACGGAAGTGACACTTCAAATTTGACAGTTTTAGGACGCGTTAACCTCTTAGTAGAAACCACCTCTAAAATGATTAACGCGCCATTTTTCGTGATCGACACTTCCCATGAAAACCTATTATCAGGCCGAACAGCAGTTGATCTTGACGTCATTTAGATGAAGCAACAAGTTTTTTCTCGAAGCATGCAGCCAAACTACAAAGCACCTGATAAactaaaatcaaaagaaaacatTCCAACACACCTCCGCAGAGTTTTAGAAAGTTATAAAGATTCCGTGTTCAGTGAGAAAATCGGAAAACTGAAGGACTATCAAGTGCATCTTCACATAGATAACAACGTACCCCCAGTAGCGCAAAAAGAAAGACGCATACCTTTTGCTTTACGAAAGCGAGTCAATGCAGAAATCGCCAAAATGGAGAAAGCATGCATAATAGAAGATGTCACAAACGAAGCGACGCCATGGTTAAATCCGCTAGTTATTGTTCCCAAACCCGAGGAAGGAGTACGAATTTGTCTCGATATGAGAGAAGCAAACAAGGCTATTAACCGAACAAGATATTCAACCCCCACCGTAGGGGATTTAAAAATCAAGCTAAGTGGCTCAAAAGTATTTACCAAGTTAGACATGCGAAGTGCTTTTCATCAACTGGAATTATCCGAAGATTCACGACCTATCACCGCTTTCCAATCTGAAACTCGAATAAAACGTTACACCCGCCTGATTTTTGGCGTGAACTCCGTGTCGGAAGAAATGCAACATGTGCTTAGATCCTTAATAGCAGACATCAATGGAGTTGAAAATATTGCTGACGATTTATTTATATTCCCAAAATCTCAAGAAAAGCACGACGTTATTTTAAACAAGGTGTTAAAACGTTTCGAAGAGAAAGGACTCACATTGAACCTGGAAAAATGTGTATTCTGCAAAAGCAATTTAGAATTTTTTGGGCATATCTTCTCAGAAGAAGGTATGAAACCAAGCCCAAAGAAAATTGAAACCATTACAAACATGCCTCAACCCGAAGATGTCAAGTCACTTCGAAGCTTTTTAGGACTCACCAACTACATGCAAACATACATACTGGACTACAGTACAATAACTTATCCACTTAGACAATTGATCAAAGAGAAAGCCGAATGGAAAAGGACATCCGAATGTGAACATGCATTTGCTACTTTGAAAAGCGCTTTAAGTAGTGAATCCTGCTTAGCATATTTTGATGAAAACAAAGAGACATTTATGTTTACAGACGCTAGCCCATATGGTATATCCGCCGTATTGTTGCAGAAAAGCAAGGGTAAAGATCATGTTAAGGTTATATCTTATTCATCCAAATCCCTCACAGAAACTGAAATGAAATATGCACAAATCGAAAGAGAATGTTTAAGCATCGTTTACGGATGCGAAAAAAATCGCTTGTACTTAATCGGTAGAGAGTTCACCATATTCAACGACCATAAAGCATTATTCAATCTCTTAAATAACCCAAAATCCACGATGCCTCTGCGAATCGAGGGACTAACACTTCGACTTCAAGGTTACAACTTCACAATAAAACATGTAAAGAGTGCAGAAAACATATCAGATTACGCTAGCAGACACCCTCACACCTTCAGCGACGACAAAAAAGCAACGGTATAGAAGAATATGTAAACTTTACAGCCACATATGCGTGTCCAAAAGCGGTTACCCTAGACGATGTTAAAACACAAACTTCACAAGATAAAATATGTCAACATCTAGCCAGTATTATAGAAAAGAACAACTGGCACCTACTAGACAAACCGACTAACTACCCTGATTTAAGTAGCAAAGAACTAGACGAACTGAAGCATTACCGCAAGTTCAAACACGAACTCACCGTATCGAACAACAAAGACATTGTCTTAAAACAAAGACGCATTATCTTACCAAAATGCTACCATAACATTGCTGTTACATTAGCTCATCAAGGACACCAAGGTGTTCAGAAAACAAAAGAGTTACTCAGATCGAAAGTTTATTTTCAAGGAATAGACGATAtggttgaaaagaaaatttcaaacTGCATTCCATGCCAAGCTGTTGCACCAACAAGAGCAGATACGCCTATCAGAATAATGGATATACCAGAACAAGTTTGGGAAACTTTGAACATTGATTTTTTTGGACCATTTCCCACAGGATACTACCTATTTGTCGTGATCGACCAAAGATCTAAGTTTCCAGAGGTGGAATTTCTCAAGAGTACCAAAGCTGAAACACTGATACCTTGTTTAGATAGAATGTTCAGCACATACGGTAATCCACGCAACGTTATCTCCTATAATGGCCCACCATTCAGCTTGCAGAAAATCAAATCTTACTTCAAACAAAGGGGGATAAAACACAGACGCATCACTCCACTATGGCCACAGGCAAACGCAGAATCAGAACGATTTATGCAACCGCTTAATAAAATAATGAGGACAGCTAAACTAGAACACAAGGATTGGAGGAAAGAAGTTTATCGATTCTTATTTGCTTACCGCTCCACACCTCATAGTACCACTAAAGTTGCCCCTTCAGAACTGATGTTCAATAGAAAAATTAGTTACTCAATACCATCAATAGACAACAAACTAGCATACGAAAACCAGCAACAAATAGCCACTGACAATGACAAAGCGGCCAAAATAAAGAACAAACAGTACGCAGATGAACGTCGACATACGAAAGAACCATCGTTATGTGAAGGAGACCGTGTCATTGTCAAACAACTG belongs to Hydractinia symbiolongicarpus strain clone_291-10 chromosome 1, HSymV2.1, whole genome shotgun sequence and includes:
- the LOC130629400 gene encoding uncharacterized protein LOC130629400; the protein is MAVRSLNLPTFPEFSTEDVSTLSSRWKKYKQRFELLCHAIGVTDESQKLAMLLTYVGDSTYEIYENVKPEREEDVTYPNVVAALEKHFEPQVNKSYETYLFRNMIQQEDETIHQYFIRLKEQAVKCDFHDKNFEIKRQIELSTTNNKLRLYSFRNPDKTLEEILVTGKTLESTIQQAEVLQKAQANDTERINELRSVYTDRRGKPHSLNQRGMSKRGRPQNAKFYRCDGPFPHQNRCPAENQICNACGNQGHFSKCCRTKTYRHQNTRARLGRGSFYQSRQPLNNVTHSPLNDFSAMQNTLEAESDDEITENTSNSNHSYKNSKQNSDFHTVVKLEGGKVNFLVDTGASINILTLRTFNQLNERLPKKLNLLKTKTSVVTYGSDTSNLTVLGRVNLLVETTSKMINAPFFVIDTSHENLLSGRTAVDLDVI